TAGTTAGGCTGTGGTCATGCAAGCCACTCTAACTTTTTGTTATTTATTTATTGATAGATTTCTTTTTAATAAatctgtcagatttttatacGTTAGATTTGATTATGCTTTACTGCTGGGTTGCATATTAAAAAATCTGATAGGTTTGACCACGTAAAATCTGTTTTAACACTCCCAACCATTATTGTTTGGTTGCCTTATCCGTAGAGCCAGGATTGCGTAGAGCAGTTGTTTGGTTGCCTACTCTTGTGCATGCATCGCCGCTCTCTCGCGATTCTAAATATGATTCTTGCGAGTCAGGCTATGAGGTGCTGGCTGCACGTGTCGGACGAGATCAGGATGGCATACAAGCAACCAAACAGCTTGAGCCTGCATACTAGGAGTCAGGTCAAATTATTTCCAGCCAACCAAAGAGATAGAAAATCCAAGTTTTCTGTGGAAATGCTCCACTATGGAGTTGGCGAGATGCTTGGGGCCGGTTTGGTTGtcgaaatttttggcaaaacgacactgtagcgttttcgttgttatttaacaattaatgttcaatcatagtttaattaggcttaaaagattcgtttcgtggatttcgtctaaactgtgtaattaattttattttttatttatatttaatacttcatgcatgctccaaagattcgatgtgacggaaaatcttgaaaaatttggtattTTTAGAGGAAACTAAAAAGGGCCTTGATAGAGCATTCTTAAACAAGCCCTATAAACAATGGAGCTGGTTGAGCACAGTCCTCCCTCAGTAGCCGCCGGCAGATTTTTTTTTACCTAGGACTAACAGTGATTATCACTAGTATAATAGTACTAATTTATAAACAAATAGAGTTGGTTGAGCGAAGTCGTTCCGATCTTGTCTGCCTCAGCCTCAGTAGTCGGCAGAGTGAGGAGGAGATGTCTGCTTTCGtgctcgccgtcgccggcgcTGCTTTTCTTCTCGGCTTCCTCTACATCGTCAAGAACCGGTGGAGCAGGAGCAAGctcccgccatcgccctcgtctCTGCCGCTGGTCGGTCACCTCCATCTCATCGGCCGCCTCCCGCACCGGTCCCTGCACCAGCTGCACCTCCGCTATGGCGGCGACGGGGGGATCCTCCTCCTGCAGCTCGGGCGCCGGCGGACCCTGGTCGTGTCCACGGCCGCGGCGGCCGCGGACCTGTTCCGCAACCACGACCTCGCCTTCTCCTCCCGCCCGTACAACGCGTCGGCTCACAAGCAGACGTACGGCTCCCGCAACATCTCCTTCTCGCCGTACGGGGACCACTGGCGCCGGGCCAAGAAGGTCGCGGTGGTGCACCTCCTCTCGCAGCGCCGCGTGGACGCGTTCGCGCCCGTGCGGCAAGCAGAGGCGGCCGCGCTGGTGGCGCGGACCCGGCGAGCCGCCGAGGCGGGAGAGGCCGTGCAGGTGAAGAAGCTCCTGTACGGCTACACTAACTCAGTGGTCACCCGCGCGGCGGCCGGGACCGCCGGGACGACGGCCGAGAGGCTGAGGCAGCTGCTGTCGCACACCGCGACGCTGCTGGCCGGGTTCCAGGCGGACGACGTGCTGCCGGACGCGGCGGCAAGGGTGTTCAGGTGGGCGACGGGGCTCGACAAGAAGATCGACAACATGAACGCGGGTTGGGACAGGTTCCTGTCGGAGATCGTGGCCGAGCACAAGGAGAAGACGAGGCCGGCTGGGCAGGGACAGGGTGGTGACTTCTTGGACGTCCTCCTGCAGCTGAGGGAAGAAGGCGGCCTCGAAGGCTTCGAGCTCACGGACGACGATGCCATCAAAGCCATCGCCAAGGTGATCGATGACAGATCCATTTCTTTCTGATTGTCGAAAATCTTGCACGTCCGCGGTCCGCCTGATCCCGGCGACGATCCATTCCTTGCGTTGACCTCCGTGCGTGGCGTGCATGCAGGACATGATAGCCGCGGCGACGGAAACAACAGCCGTGACGCTGGAATGGGCCATGGCGGAGCTCACCCGAAACCCGCGGGTTATGGCCAAGCTGCAGGACGAGATCGCGCGCGTGGCCGGCAACTCCGAGCAGCTAACGGCCATCGGAGACGCGGAGCTGAACAGGATGGTCTACCTGAGGGCGGTTGTGAAAGAGGTGTTACGGCTCCGCCCGCCGGCGCCGCTCCTCCTCCCGCGCGAGTCCATGACCGCGGCGGCCGTGCAGGGCGGCAGGTACGAGATCCCCGCGAAGACCGCGCTGCTGGTCAACGCGTGGGCGATCGGAAGGGACCCCGCGGCGTGGGACGCGCCGGAGGAGTTCCGGCCGGAGCGGTTCCTGGCAGGCAGCGAGGCGAAGGCGGTGGACTTGAGGGGGACGGACTACCAGCTCCTCCCGTTCGGCGCGGGGCGGAGGATCTGCCCCGGCATCAGCTTCGCGCTGGCAGCCCTGGAGCTCGCGCTCGCCAGCCTCCTGCGCCACTTCGACTGGGAGCTCCCCAGCGGCATGCGCCCGGCGGACCTGGACATGGTCGAGGCGCCGGGGCTCTCGACGCCGCCGCGGGTGCCCCTTGTCCTCGTCCCCAAGTTGAAGCCGCTTGCTTAAGTGATGCTTAGGCATGCGGCACGGCACACTGCAGTTTGCGTTAGGAACAATGGACGATATGTCATGGATGTTGGTGTAAGCCTGCTGTTCACTGAAGCCAAAGGAGCTGCGTGCTTGCTGGAGTGGCAGGAGCAAGCCATTCGAATTCTAGTGGACACGGCGGGAGCAGTTGACGCGGAGGGtgctggtgaccgcgcccacgtcGTGCACGCCCAGGTGGTTTTACGCTGAAGTCTCCGTGTATCTCGTTTTAGCAGTTGTTTAAGTTTTCAGTTATGTTTGTAAGCTACTGATATAAGTAGCTGGAATTTCATATTTCGTATCAGCGCATTGCAACCAGTGTAACCGTGTTTGTACTGTTCATTACACATCAGTGAAAATAGCACTGTCCTCTGGCAGTTGCAGTTCGTGTacttctttgttcttgcatgttccCTGTGTTCTATGCTAGACACAGTGATAACTAGGTGCGATTGTGATCCTAGGTGCTAACATTTGGTATCAAATCCATAATCACACACTAATTACCTTTTGATCTCTCCAATGGGTGATCATCGGAGTGCCGACGGTGGTGGAGTTGGCAGCGGAGTCGGCAGTGGTGGGCAGATCGCGTACCCTCCGTTGACGGCAACCAACTACACGAGTTGGAGCATCCGAGTGTAGGCGATCATGGAAGATCAAGGTGTGTGTGGGAGATCATGGAGGCTGGAGCCACCGGCGGGGACATCTACCCAAAGGGCAGACTTTAGCCGAGGCGAGGAAGGACAAGAAGGTGCGGGCAGACCTACTTCAGTGCCTGCCTGATGATCTCTTGATGCAAGTCGCGAAGAATAAGAAGGGGAAGGAAGTGTGGGATTCACTGAAGGCAAGGTTTGTAGGTGTTGATCGCGTCAAGGAGGTGCAATTACAAACCTTGAAGAGCGAGTTTGATGCTATGCGGATGAAGGAGGATGAACCGCTTGTTTTCAAGTTGGTTTGGTGCTCGAAGGAAGAAAGGATGAGCTTGTTTAGGAGAGCTCCAGCACGTAACAACTCTACTTCCATTTTTCAATCAAACACTTTTAGCTCCACACAGATCCACCATAGAGCAGTTCTACGAAATCCATAGatctaacccccccccccccccccccccccccccccccccacccccttcATCCATGGATTCTGTATTCTGTGAGCATCTCAAAGAGAGCTCTAAAAAACCAAGCTTGGTGGAGTTTTGTAAAATTAGCCACCATGATACTCATTACACAAAAGGGAAcagttcttttcttctttctggttCTTCTTTCCGTTAGATAATCCTCCCCGTGCTCATGGTCTTGCTCAGCTCCTCCCTAGCCGCGCCTTGGCTGGCGCCGCCGTGGCCGCTCCCATGCTCAGCCCTGCCCTCATGGCGCCTCGACCTCGTTGTGCAATCCTGCGCCCGGCCAAGCCATGGTCGAGCCATGACCAACGCCGCCAGCCCTGCTCCATCGCGcaccaagcttcaccgccattcGTGCATAGATGCTGTCGCACCGCTGTGCAGGAgccgccccgccgccggccatgCGCCAAGCTCCGCCAGCCGTGCGGACGTTGCCCTCCTGTCGATCGTGCTCTGCTCCAAACTTTATGACGAAGATAAAGAGCCTGACGCGTGGGCCTATTGACCGGATGTTGGCCAGCCCGACATGGTGAATCTAGATCTACAATGGAACTGTCCGAAACAATTTTGTAGGTCCACGGTGTAGATGCTCCACGATGGATCTGAGTGAAATTAGTGCTTTggatgtgattttttttttttaagataGAGCTCTCCCGAACAGGCCCTTTGCCACTGTCACCACCTTTCTTTTCTTATACCCTAGGACGTACATCATGTCCGTCGTCTTCCGTTGTGGGGCCATAGAATTATAAAAAGAATACATCACCATATCTAGGCCCATGTTTGGTTTGACTATTGCCCTAGACTCAAATCACCATAGATCAGAGTCTCAAATTGCAGCTTCATCCCCGTACGCTAAAAATGGCTCCAACTCCTCTATTCCATATCCAAAACGGCTCCTCCTCTTAGTATTTGGTGCGTCTCCATCTTAAGCCTTTAAGAGTCTGTTAGGCATGATTACAAAGACTTGGTTCGTTCCAACATATGATGCATTGCTCTTGACAACTCGGCAGTCTTAAAAACATTAAAATAAAACTTTCCACTTGAATTGGCTTCACAGAAAAGCTAATCCAAAATGGATCTTAGAGAATAATGTTTTTCAGAACACAGCGAATATTTCCACTGTGGAAACAATGACATGAAATAGTTGCATAACCAAACAACACTCGTTACAGATTATATGACACTGGAATGCAGCATCCTTTGAACACGATCGATTGAACTGTGAAGAACAGATCCAACAAGGATATGGTGGAGAAAGCTGTAAAAGTACTGGAGTGCACGATGCAGTAAAAATATACAGATGCCCCTCATATTGTCACATCAAAAGCACCAGACAGTGTCACGCGAGCACACAACTTATTCACACGATGGGTATAGCTATGAATCAAATTACACGAGCACAAGGTCAGCAAAAGAACTGGATTAGGCTAACATATATAATATAATGAACAAATCCCGCTGTAAGTAATCCACCCTCCACCCCAAAAGCTATCCATGACACGAACCGCCGAAAACACCCAGACACATCTCTCCAGCACCACAGAATAAACCTTCTTGTTGACAATCACTCGACGAGGCGTCTTTGCTGTGGAAACTTTACAGTGGGTATTTCCTCGGTCCTCAACCAGAGATTGTGACAGGAAAATGTACATATGGTTTGTGATCTATCCCACAAGTCAAATCTTCTTCGGTAGGCTGTAAGTTTTCTTGAGGAACTTTGTAGCTGTCTCATCACTCCGGTAGCACAGAACTCGCAGGACTGTGTTAGGCTCATTTGGACTCCAATGCGCTGTTGTTGGAGGCATTTGTAACCTGTTCTTGGACGCAGACCGATTCGATTCAACCATCATGCGTTTGAATCGCTCAATGAGGCTTTCAGAGTCTGCTCGAAAGAGGGGCAGGACATTCTTGACCTGAGAGGATGCCTTGTCAACTAATTCCTCTGGCAAACCATCCCCATCTGCTAAATACAGATCTCTAAGGGCCCTGAAGTCATCTTCTATTATCTGGCTGTCTTGACGGGTGAAAGCACGCAAAGGCCCACCAGCAAGAAGCACCAGCAAGAAACCATCAAAAGTTGCTTTCATCAGTGAAGTAATAGCACGGTTCCGCACTTTGTTGTGCACCATACCAGATATTGTCTCAAGGACAGGGTCAAGTTCCCTCAACAGTACCTCCACCCTGTTTGATGCAGTATCCCCAACATAAAGGGTGTCCCAGAGAACATGGCCCAAGTCATAGAACGTCACCTTATATGCAGTCGTCTCACAAATCTGCTGAATGCCTTCTTGACAGGCTGCCTGACAAAGCTCAAACTTGATGTCCAGTCCATCAGTGATATCTGCCTGAGCTGACTCGACATTTCGCAAGCTcgtttttattttcttctctaggtTCTCAAGCTCACCACGGATGTACTGAAGCGTATTCAGGCGCACACAAAGTTGAGGAAGGCCCAAGGGATCATTGCCATTGGCTGCTCCATTTTGTGATACGTGAACCTGCAGATTTTGTGGTTTCTCCTTTTTCTTGAATAATAACTTGGAGCCAACCTCGCATCGCGTTAGTGGAGGTAGTTGGGGCATAAAAGAACTCCGTGTTCCTGTTCAGTGATACAAAAGCAGAAATGAGGTTCATCAAAGGAATATCATTAACAAAAATTACTTAACCTTTACCTAGTACTTACCACAGCCAGATTTTACTTTAGCAACATAAAGCTGTAAGCTTCTGTCGAGCCCAGCTGTCAGATCAGGAAGAAGAGCTGGATGCATTGGTATAGGCAATTGGAAAAATGCATCCAACGTTTCACCAACAACCCGAAGCATCTCCACGGAAGAGGGAGCAAAATTCTCCCTGTTGGCACCTGGATTCCAGGTCTGCATAAAAGATTTTACCAGGTTTAGTGGCTCAGAAATCATGCAAAGCCCATAGAAACAAGTTTCAAGCTAGGCATAACAGAACTCTGTATCATGTACTGAACGCACAGGGGCTCACTTCAGAGGTTTGTAACCATTGATGAGTGGCAAATGGATGATGGACATGGAAAAGTAGCATGGACAAAATAGGCAAACACATTATGCATCAAAGATGAGTGCTTAGTAAATAACATCACTGATTATGGATTAGATGAAAAAACAGTCCACTTTAgttaagtatataatagtataataCATTGCTACTACAGCACGTTTAAGATAGATCAGATATATACAGAAAATGGATTAAAAAATTAAACTACAACAGCACACGGCATTGGTTACTGAATTATGACTCTATTTATATCGAGAAATTAAGGTCTGATGGTGAAAGGGAGAAAATGAGCACCTCTTGCTTCAAATTCCGGTCAACCCATCCCTTGAGTCTGTCTACTCTTTCTTTTATCCACACTTTCACCAGATTAGCAATTGCATTTTCTGCTTCATATGGCGGCATCTCTCTGATTAGTGACTTGCCTCCATCATCACTATCCACAAAATCTTCTACAGCAATATTAACAAGATCCTTCTCTAATTTGTCTGCTGATTTAAGTACTTGAACTGTATCAGGGGTCAGCTCTGTAAGCCCAGCTACAAACTGCTTCAGCTCATTTCCATAACAAGAATGAAGAGTTGCAACAGCAACGCCTGAAGCAAGAGGATGCCATGTCTTCAGTATTGGACTGTACAAATTTTTCTCCTTCATAGCTAGGTCACCAATGTCCTTCGCAAGGATAGAAAGAACTGGAGTAGGGTTTCTTGATGATCGTTTTGAATCTGCTTCTTCCATTCTCTACACAGGTCAAAGTAACGTCAATAACAGAAGAGCTGGTGCACTATACCAAAAAATATCAATTTTATGAAACTTAGCATCTCAAAGCATGCATAAAAGAGAACAGTTAAGTACAAATGTAATTTGAGATCGAGGAAAATGATTTTCTGTAGTTTCCAGGTTAAAACTTGCTAGCCATTCCTTTTACCAAACATGGGATGGGTTATGAGCAATAAATTGATGTggcaaaacaaaaacaaaatgcaTATAGGTATTTTGAGGTACAGAAACAGCATTATTATTCATTTATGTTAAACCAAAGATTGAGGATGCTATTTACGACTAACAAGACTTACTTGAGCAAAAGCTGTGCGTAGTGAAGACCTTATGTATGTCTCTACCCTGCTTCGAGCTACATCAGTCTCTTCTTTTCTTCTACGGCGGTATTCATGGGATATATCTTCAACAAGAACCCTTGCAGCTGACACTCCAATGGAGACAATGCCTTGCATAGACTCAATATTACTTGTATTGAAGGTTTCATGATATGCCAGAAGTCTTTTCTCTGTCCAGCCCATTATTGAGCTTAATGTTGAACTCAATACTTTACAGTAATTTGGATCTTTTGTGGTCTTGGCATCCTTAGATACTTCAGCTAACTGGTTCTCTGCCGCAGAAAGCAGCTCAATATCTACTTGACCAAACATAACAAAATGGTTGAACAATGCCCAAGTAAAGCAAAGATTGTGGAGCAACTCATTGATTCCAAGAATAACCCAGGTCTTCTTCAAGAGCTCCATCACCTCATCGATCTCATCGACCACAGTTCCCTCATCATTATCAAAGCAAGCTTCTACCAACATTTGGTACAGATGGAGATTCAAGGGGAAGCCATCTGCCCAGTGGCATCCATCAGAAGTTCCATCATGAGATCTTCCAGCAAGGGACATGACAGAAGTACGTAGGCCCTGCATTGACTCGGAGTTTTTCCCAGTTTCAAGTGGCCTGTCATATGCACCCCGTATAATTTGCCGCAACCGTTGCACAGAACTATCTGATTTGTTTAATGGAACGAGTGGATGAACAAGTAGACCAGCCTCAAGGAGCTTCAGATTCCTACTCCGCCATGCCTCATACTCTTGAGGATCAGGGAAATCTGATGCCTTGAATTGCTGCAAGAATTCCAAGGGCAGCACCATAGATTCTGCACGTCTGCCAAGCTGTGTCATGAAAAATGTAAGAATGTATTAAAAAAACTTCAATAAACCCCATAAAATCCCACCAAATTGATGATGATATTTCAACAGAAACACGCTATAATTACAGTTTTTATCTAAATTTGATTGAACCTGCATCACTGCATCTTTTACAAATTGTCCACATTCACGTTCACTCATGAGTTACTATGAACCAAGAAAACAATGACGCAAGAGAACTTTTGGAGACCATTTCACAATTGACACTCTAAACCATTAAGCATCTAGTGATAACTATGGCATGCCCATACAAAGTTCGGTGATCATCCTTTCAATCATGAAAACAAACTGGGTCACTAGTTACACTCTAAACAACACAGTAAAGGCCTACTAGACCATCTACCACTAAATACCAAGATGCCAGAGGGAGTATACGGAGTGTCAGAACATATAGAGCTACATTTGCAATTGCAGATAGTACAGAAAAAAACCCAAGATGTGAACCTAGCAAGCTCAGGATATGGTTCATACCAAAAAAGCTCAATCATAATAAAATCAGGACAATGTAGAAAGTGTTGGTTGTGCAATGCAAATGTATAGCAGCACATGAATTGCCAATTTTACCCTTGCAAAAGAAAATAGATAAAAGACGGAAAGAAACCACAGTCCAATCAAGATGAGTGAATTATGTGTCTTGTCCTAAAAAtttacttcctccattccaaattgtaagttattttagctttgtcctaagtcaaacttctctagctTTGACCGAGTTTATAGTTATATGCACAATCATCTACATCATCAAGCAAGATTTATTAGATagaccatgaaatatattttgataTATACGCTCTTATCAGGGGCGGTCAAAGTTAGACGAGTTTGACATGGGACAAAACTAAAACTGACTTACAGattaaaacggagggagtatgtgcATTCCTAATTCATCTTGGCACTTTATCACGAAAACCCTATACCAAGGTAAGAATTCACAAACAAAGGTCGTGACTACAAAGTAGAGAGATGCAATTTTATATTcaatgaagctaggaaaaaaaaCTTGGCAACAAATATTAATAACAGCTGCTGCAGCCGACACCCAAATTACAAGATCTGACAAAAAAGGGAGAGAGAAGTCATTTCACTCCCGTCCCTATAAAAATGCCGCATGTTTGACAACGGCATTCCAATCCTGAACTAAAAATATCCAAGACATAGTATAACTTTTAAATAAAATAAGAAAATAGGTGTATTTTTAGCTAAATCTGAATTTTCGACCGGCCCTTCAACAAACTCCGAGAACACCATGGCACGCTTGACCGACTCCAGATCTACTACCACAATCCACCAACAGCAGCATTGGAACGAGGGTCAGTCAAAGAGCAGAAACCCAAGCTGCATTCCAGCGGAAATCTCAGCAGCCAAACCGCGAAATCCTACCTGGCTGGCGGCGATGCGGAGGAGCCCCCTGCGGATCCTGGTGTCGGCGGGCTCAGAGATGCGCATCTGCACCCGCATGAGCTCCCCAACCGTGGCGGGCCTCCGCGGGGCCGCCGCCTTCCCGCCACTCCCGGGGCTGCCGACGCCCTTGGATGAGGCGGAGGAGCGGAGCCCGAGCGCCTTCTTCATCTTGCTGGCGGCAGCGGAGGTGAGGGAGCGCTGGAGCGAAGCGGAGGACGCGGAGGAGGAGGCCGGGGACGGCGGCGGCCCCGCGGCGGCCACCGACGAGGACTGCGGGATGTAGGAGAGGGGCTTCCCGCCCGTGGTGCGGGAGGCCGCGACCAGCACCTCGTAGGCGGCCTCCCGGAGGTCCGCGGCGGAGAGGGCGACCCCGAGGTCCGGGAACGGCGAGGGCAgcgcggaggcggcggaggagggggTGGAAGCGGCCGCCGGCGGGAGGAAGCcgttggaggaggaggagtgggACGAGTCGCGGCGGGACTCGCGGAACAGGCGAGCCATCGCGGCGGCGACGGTGACCTCGCGGCTTGCTTCTCTCccccgcctctctctctctctctctctctctctctctcgtgctaCGTCCCGCGCTCTCTAGTGGAGAGAGGAGGCTCCGGTCCGGAgcggggaggagagagagatggggcCGCTTTTCGTCGCGGGGGATGACGAGGAGAGAGAATGAGGGAAACCCAACTCCAGCGAGGGAGATGGCAATTCCCGGGGTAAATTGCAAGGGGTACTCTCGCAGCTGGGTTTAACTAGTGGGTAAGTAGTAGTACACACTGGTGTAAATTTCGTACAGAAAATTGAAACTAATTGGGTGCGTTGATTCAAAACCCATAAACATTCGGTGCCATACTGAAGTTGAAAATAGCTCGATATGTTGATTTGAAGTTTCGATGGGTGGTTTGCAAGCACCATACACATGATTGCAATGAAGTTATATA
Above is a genomic segment from Miscanthus floridulus cultivar M001 chromosome 3, ASM1932011v1, whole genome shotgun sequence containing:
- the LOC136546071 gene encoding cytochrome P450 71A1-like — translated: MSAFVLAVAGAAFLLGFLYIVKNRWSRSKLPPSPSSLPLVGHLHLIGRLPHRSLHQLHLRYGGDGGILLLQLGRRRTLVVSTAAAAADLFRNHDLAFSSRPYNASAHKQTYGSRNISFSPYGDHWRRAKKVAVVHLLSQRRVDAFAPVRQAEAAALVARTRRAAEAGEAVQVKKLLYGYTNSVVTRAAAGTAGTTAERLRQLLSHTATLLAGFQADDVLPDAAARVFRWATGLDKKIDNMNAGWDRFLSEIVAEHKEKTRPAGQGQGGDFLDVLLQLREEGGLEGFELTDDDAIKAIAKDMIAAATETTAVTLEWAMAELTRNPRVMAKLQDEIARVAGNSEQLTAIGDAELNRMVYLRAVVKEVLRLRPPAPLLLPRESMTAAAVQGGRYEIPAKTALLVNAWAIGRDPAAWDAPEEFRPERFLAGSEAKAVDLRGTDYQLLPFGAGRRICPGISFALAALELALASLLRHFDWELPSGMRPADLDMVEAPGLSTPPRVPLVLVPKLKPLA
- the LOC136541880 gene encoding protein unc-13 homolog, whose translation is MARLFRESRRDSSHSSSSNGFLPPAAASTPSSAASALPSPFPDLGVALSAADLREAAYEVLVAASRTTGGKPLSYIPQSSSVAAAGPPPSPASSSASSASLQRSLTSAAASKMKKALGLRSSASSKGVGSPGSGGKAAAPRRPATVGELMRVQMRISEPADTRIRRGLLRIAASQLGRRAESMVLPLEFLQQFKASDFPDPQEYEAWRSRNLKLLEAGLLVHPLVPLNKSDSSVQRLRQIIRGAYDRPLETGKNSESMQGLRTSVMSLAGRSHDGTSDGCHWADGFPLNLHLYQMLVEACFDNDEGTVVDEIDEVMELLKKTWVILGINELLHNLCFTWALFNHFVMFGQVDIELLSAAENQLAEVSKDAKTTKDPNYCKVLSSTLSSIMGWTEKRLLAYHETFNTSNIESMQGIVSIGVSAARVLVEDISHEYRRRRKEETDVARSRVETYIRSSLRTAFAQRMEEADSKRSSRNPTPVLSILAKDIGDLAMKEKNLYSPILKTWHPLASGVAVATLHSCYGNELKQFVAGLTELTPDTVQVLKSADKLEKDLVNIAVEDFVDSDDGGKSLIREMPPYEAENAIANLVKVWIKERVDRLKGWVDRNLKQETWNPGANRENFAPSSVEMLRVVGETLDAFFQLPIPMHPALLPDLTAGLDRSLQLYVAKVKSGCGTRSSFMPQLPPLTRCEVGSKLLFKKKEKPQNLQVHVSQNGAANGNDPLGLPQLCVRLNTLQYIRGELENLEKKIKTSLRNVESAQADITDGLDIKFELCQAACQEGIQQICETTAYKVTFYDLGHVLWDTLYVGDTASNRVEVLLRELDPVLETISGMVHNKVRNRAITSLMKATFDGFLLVLLAGGPLRAFTRQDSQIIEDDFRALRDLYLADGDGLPEELVDKASSQVKNVLPLFRADSESLIERFKRMMVESNRSASKNRLQMPPTTAHWSPNEPNTVLRVLCYRSDETATKFLKKTYSLPKKI